The proteins below are encoded in one region of Anoplopoma fimbria isolate UVic2021 breed Golden Eagle Sablefish chromosome 19, Afim_UVic_2022, whole genome shotgun sequence:
- the snapc5 gene encoding snRNA-activating protein complex subunit 5 translates to MHSRLQELKKEEETLLKIKVMLQDQLNRLKFEEGALKSIISAQTEEGASQRSSPETEVHINLDDESEINQTKLLLNAAVDFDMEEEEDDEEEEDEDDDEEDDNELEFAPEEDEEEDDY, encoded by the exons ATGCACAGCCGTCTGCAGGAGTtgaagaaggaagaggagactCTCCTCAAAATCAAAGTCATGCTACAAGACCAGCTGAACAGGTTGAAG TTTGAAGAAGGGGCCTTGAAGTCCATCATTAGTGCTCAAACAGAAGAAGGAGCATCTCAACGATCTTCCCCAGAAACTGAG gttCATATTAACCTGGACGATGAGAGCGAGATCAATCAAACCAAACTGCTACTGAATGCTGCTGTAGATTTTgatatggaggaggaggaagatgatgaggaggaggaagatgaggacgatgatgaagaagatgacaATGAGCTTGAGTTTGCGcctgaggaggatgaggaggaggatgattaCTGA
- the lctlb gene encoding lactase-like b, which translates to MLPRCAFGVCHVFVLVLCLSSAEDFDRTKNSHSSFYYGTFPAGFSWGAGSSAYQTEGAWDKDGKGLSIWDVFSHKKGKIQQNDTGDSSCEGYHKVKDDVSLMKELKLNHYRFSISWPRLIPTGIKSDHINEKGVQYYNELIDHLLENKITPIVTLYHWDLPQVLQEKYGGWQNISMVNHFNEFANLCFERFGNRIKYWMTFNNPWSVAVEGYETGEHAPGLRLRGTGAYKAAHHIIKAHAKVWHTYDTQWRGKQKGMVGISLSGDWGEPVDISNQKDIEAAERYVQFYLGWFATPIFHGDYPQVMKDFIGRKSVQQGFGTSRLPTFSPQEKSYIKGTCDFLGVGHFTTRYITQKNNPVVRSSSSYFTDRDLAELVDPRWPDPGSEWLYSVPWGFRRLLNFVKSQYGNPMIYVTENGVSEKMLCTELCDDWRIQYYKDYINEMLKAIRDGVNVKGYTAWSLLDKFEWDEGYSERFGLYYVDFRNKNKPRYAKASVQFYKRIISSNGFPNQREVENWRRKAVESCSSSNQLLAAEEQRSTAANILRLIHDPLTSHMEMVTEIVVPTVCTLSILLSAVFLMFLLRRRN; encoded by the exons ATGCTGCCCCGCTGTGCATTCggtgtgtgtcatgtgtttgtgctggTGCTGTGTCTGTCTTCGGCTGAGGACTTCGACCGGACAAAGAACAGCCACAGCTCCTTCTATTATGGCACTTTTCCAGCTG gATTTTCGTGGGGTGCCGGCAGTTCAGCCTATCAAACAGAAGGAGCCTGGGACAAAGATGGAAAAGGACTGAGCATCTGGGACGTGTTCAGTCATAAGAAAGGCAAAATCCAACAAAATGACACCGGGGATTCCTCCTGTGAGGGCTACCACAAAGTGAAG GATGATGTTTCTCTGATGAAGGAGCTGAAGCTTAACCACTATCGCTTCTCCATATCCTGGCCTAGACTCATCCCCACTGGCATAAAGT CTGACcatataaatgaaaaaggagTACAGTACTATAATGAGCTGATCGACCACCTGTTGGAGAACAAGATCACTCCCATTGTTACCCTGTATCACTGGGATCTTCCACAG GTCTTACAAGAGAAATATGGCGGATGGCAGAATATAAGCATGGTCAATCATTTCAATGAATTTGCAAACCTGTGCTTTGAAAGATTTGGCAACCGAATCAAGTACTGGATGACTTTCAACAATCCATGG TCTGTGGCAGTTGAAGGCTATGAGACCGGTGAGCATGCTCCTGGACTGAGGCTGAGAGGAACTGGGGCATACAAAGCCGCCCATCACATAATCAAG GCACATGCAAAAGTTTGGCACACTTATGATACACAATGGAGGGGGaaacaaaaag GTATGGTTGGCATCTCTCTGTCTGGGGATTGGGGAGAGCCGGTAGATATCAGCAACCAGAAAGACATTGAAGCAGCTGAGAGATATGTCCAGTTCTACCTGGGCTGGTTTGCCACACCCATCTTTCATGGAGACTACCCTCAAGTGATGAAAGACTTCATCG GAAGGAAGAGTGTCCAGCAAGGCTTCGGGACGTCCCGCCTGCCCACATTTTCCCCCCAAGAGAAGAGCTACATCAAAGGGACCTGTGACTTCCTCGGCGTCGGCCATTTCACCACCCGCTACATCACCCAGAAGAACAACCCAGTAGTtcgtagcagcagcagctactTCACTGACCGTGACCTGGCTGAGCTTGTTGACCCGCGATGGCCTGACCCCGGGTCGGAGTGGCTCTACTCCGTGCCATGGGGTTTCAGACGTCTGCTCAACTTTGTCAAG TCTCAGTACGGAAACCCAATGATTTATGTGACGGAGAATGGAGTCTCTGAGAAGATGTTATGCACAGAGCTGTGTGATGACTGGAGGATACAGTATTATAAAGACTACATCAATGAGATGCTGAAAG CTATCAGAGATGGAGTCAATGTGAAAGGCTACACCGCATGGTCACTGCTGGACAAGTTTGAGTGGGATGAAGGCTACTCTGAGAGGTTTGGCTTGTACTATGTGGACTTCAGGAACAAAAACAAGCCCCGCTATGCCAAAGCTTCTGTCCAGTTTTACAAACGCATCATCAGCTCCAATGGATTTCCCAATCAGAGAGAG GTTGAGAACTGGAGGAGGAAGGCTGTTGAGTCCTGTTCCTCTAGCAACCAGCTCCTAGCTGCAG agGAACAGCGGAGTACTGCTGCCAATATTCTAAGACTTATACATG aCCCGTTGACCAGCCACATGGAGATGGTAACGGAGATTGTTGTTCCCACGGTTTGCACACTCTCTATTTTACTCAGCGCCGTCTTCCTTATGTTCCTACTGCGGAGGCGGAACTAG